AGCGGGCGCCTGCCGTTCACGTGGCCGAGCGGCGCCGCACGGTCGGGAGCGATGTACAGCCTCGGCTTCGGCTTGAGCTACACGACCTTCACGGAGTCGACGCCCACGGTCGATAAGGGCGTCTTGAACGTCACCGTGTCGAACACCGGGAAGATTGCGGGAACGAGGACGGTGCTGGCCTTCGGCCGCGCCAACAACCGCGACACCCTCGCCGCCTTCGGCAAGGTGACGCTCGCGCCAGGCGAAACGCGCCGCGTGACCTTGCCCCTCCTCGCGGGCACTCCGGCGAACTCCGAATACCGAACCGTGCGGTGACCGTGCGCCCCCTTCCACTGGGGGCGCGCGTTTACGCGCCGAGCCGCGGGCCGAACCAGCCCTCGAGGTGCTCGTAGGCCGCCTCGAAGCGTTCCACGGCGTCCGCGAGGCGAAGCTCGCCTCGCGGTTCCACGATGCCTTCGACCTTCGCGAGGGGCGCCTCGGCGCCGCGCGCCAGCAACGACGCGCCCAGGGCCGAGGCGTCCGGAATGTCCACGACTTCCAAGGGGCGTTCCAAGACGTCCGCGAGCAGTTGGCGCCACCACGGATGAACGGAGCCGCCGCCCGCGAGGCGCACGAGGTGGGTCTCGGCGGGTGCGAGCGCGCCCAAGGCTTGGCGGATGGAGAAAGCGACGCCTTCGAAGGCCGCGCGCGCGAGGTGCGAAGCGTCATGCTGCAATCCCGCGCCGATCCAGCCGCCTCGCGCGTGCGGATCGAGGTGCGGCGTTCGGTCTCCGGTGAGGTACGGCAAGAAGATCACGCCGCCCGAGCCGAAGTCGGCGCTTCGCGCGAGCGCGTAGAACTCGCGCCACTCGGCTCGGAGAGCGCGCCGCGCCCACTCCAGGGCGAGACCGGCGTTCTGCACGGCTCCCAAGACGTAAAAGCCCGCGTCGGCGCCGCGAAAGACGTGCACGCCGCGCCGCGCGGTCGGCAAGGTGGCAGAGCGTACGACGAGTTGGGCGCCCGTCCCGACGGTGAGTTGTACTTGGCTCGCCGTCAAACCCGTGCCGAGCAAGGCCGCCGCCGTGTCCGCCGCGCCCGCCACGACTTGAACGCCTTCGGAGAGGCCGAGGGCGCGCGCGGCGCTCGTCGAGAGCTCACCGACACGCTCGCCGGAAGCAACGAGGGGCGGCAGAAGGTCGCGGCGCAAGCCGAGGACCGCGACGAGGTCGTCGTGCCAAGCGTCGCGCTCCAAGTCGTACAGAAGCGTGCCCGAGGCGTCCGACGGTTCGGCGTGCGCTTTGCCCGTCAGACGCAGGCGAAGCCAGTCCTTGGGTTGCAAGGCGAGGGAGGCGCCCTCGTAGACGCCCGGCTCGTGGTCGCGCAGCCAAAGCAGGGTCGGCCCGGCCATGCCGGTCGTGACAGGATTGCGAAGCCGCGCGAGGAGCGTGGGCGGCACGGCTTCGTACGCGGCAAGTTGCCGCGTCGCCCGCCCGTCCGCCCAAAGCACGGCGGGACGCGCGGGCGAGCCGTCGAGGTTCGTCAGGACGACGCCGTGCATCTGCCCGGACAACCCGAGCGCTTTCACGCGAAGTCCGTCTTCGGCGGCGGTGCGAACGGCGCTCACGGTCGCCGACCACCACGCCTCGGGGTCCGTCTCGGCCCAGCCGGGACGCGGAGACGCGACTGCGTAGGCGGCGGACGCGTCGCGCACGAGACGGCCCGCTTCGTCGTACAACACCGCCTTCACGCTGCTCGTACCGAGGTCGACGCCGAGAAACATGGGCGCAGTCTACTCGGCCCCGAGGTGGGCGCCGCTTCTTGACACCTTCGAGTTTGGCTCTTATTGTAGTCAAATGACCACCATACGAGACGAAACGAGTTCGCTCATCGCTCGGCGCCTGCGCGTCGAACGCGAGGCGCGCGGATGGTCGCAAGCCGACCTCGCCGCTCGGTCGGGCGTCTCGAAGGCCACGGTCAGCAAAATCGAACGCGAGGAGATGAGCCCGACCGCCGTCGTCCTCGTGAAGCTCGCGTCCGCTTTCGACCTCACGCTCGCGGGCCTGCTGCTGCGCGCCGAGGGCGACGGCGGTCGCCTCGTGCGCGCCGCCGACCAGCCTTCTTGGCGCGACCCCGACACGGGCTACGTCCGCCGGCAGGTCTTCGCGCGGCCCGACCATCCCCTCGAACTCGCCGCGATCGAGTTGCCGCCCCGCAAGCACGTCACCTTGCCCGCCGCGTCGTACGCGCACATCCGACAAGTCGTGTGGGTGCGCGAAGGTCGCCTCGTCGTGACCGAAGGCGGCACGCGCAACGAACTCGGCCCCGGCGACTGTCTCGGATTCGGCTCGCCCACCGACGTCACCCTCGCCAATGACACGGACGCGCCTTGCACCTACGTCGTCGTCCTCGCGCGCGGATGACACCCTCCGGAGGTTTGCACATGACCGACACTCTGCCCGACCTGCGCGTCGACCTGCTCGCCCCCTCGCGAAGCGTGAGCGCCCAACTCGCCGAGATCCTCATCGAGACGGTCGCGGCGGGCGGCTCCGTGGGCTTCATGCATCCCGTGACGCTCGACGACGCCCTCACCTTTTGGAACAAGGCGCTCGAAGCCGCGCAACGCGGCGAACGTCTCGTGCTCGGCGCGTGGAGCGGCCCTCGACTGCTCGGCACCGTCAGCGTGCTGCTCGACACGCCCGTCAACCAACCGCACCGCGCCGAGATCGCCAAGATGATGACGCGGCCCGACGCTCGAGGCCGCGGCGCCGCCACCGCCTTGCTGCGACGAGCCGAAACCCTCGCCGCCGAACGCGGCCGCACCCTCTTGATCCTCGACACCGCCTCGGACGGCGGCGCTTCACGGTTGTACGAACGCCTCGGCTACACGTTCGCCGGAGAACTTCCCGACTACGCCCTCAAACCTCACGGCGGCCTGACCGGCACCCGCTTGTACTACAAGCGCCTGGCCCTCACTTGACCGCGCCCCTTCACCACCAACGACGCCGCCGCGCGAAGACGAGCACGAGCGCGGCGAGCACGAGAATGAGGCCCAGCACTCGATAAAAGCCGCGCACGCCCATGTTCTCCCAAGGCTCGCCCGTGTTCATCCCGAAGAGGCCCGAGACGAACGCTCCGAGGCCGAGCAGGACCGTCGCGATCGTGAGAACCCGAACGATGTCGTTCGTGCGCTCCGCGCTTCTCGCCATGTACAAATCGAAGGTGCCGATCACGAGCGAGCGCGCGTCCTCCACCGCCGAGAGCGTGCGCTCGAAGCGCGAGAAGAGCGCCACGAAGTGCACGCTCGCCGCGCCCTGCTGCCCGAACCAGAAGTCAGGCCGCGCGAGCGCCGCGAACACCTCGCGGTGCGCCGCCAACGCTGTTCGCACGTCCGACACGCGGCGACGATGCCTCACGATTCTCGTCAGCAAATCATCGTCGGGCATGCCCTTCGCCAAGATCGCCGTGTCGAGACGGTCCAACTCGGCTTCCATGGTGTCGATGGTGCGGTAGTACCCGCCGAGCAGCCAATCGAGCAACGCCGCGAGAAACGCCGATGACGACAACGCCCCGAGGTCGGTGTCGCCACGCTGCTGCTCCCTGAAGGCTTGCAAAAACGCCACCGGGCAAGGATGGACGGTCAGAACGAAGTTACGACCCGCGACGAAGTCGATCTCCACGTTCTCCAACTTGCCGCCACGCTCCTCCAGCGTTCGCACGTCCAACGTGAAAAAGTCGCTGTACAAGTGCAAGTGCGGCTCCTCCACCTCGTCGAGCAGATCCTCCGTCACCTCGCGCGGCAACCCCAGCCGTTCGGCGACCGCGCGCACCTCGCCCTCGGCGCGGCCTTCCACGTCGATCCACAACAAGTGCGACTCGCCGAGGCGCGACACGTTCATGTCCGCGAGGTTCAGGTCGCGGTCGCGGCCCTCGGCATCGAACAGGGTTACCCGAATCGTCATGACTCAGTCTGTCCCGCCCGCCTCAAGCAGCGCTGGAACGAAGAGCTTCACCCGTCGTGGCCCCGCGACGATACGGACACGACGAGGCCGAGCAGGACGCGGGCGAACGTGAAGTTTGCAAGATTCACGCACGAAAACGCGGGCGGGGACCCACGAACGTTCGTGGGTCCCCGCTCGGGTCACGCCCGTCAGTCGGCGGGAACGGCGTTCGTGCCGACCTTGGCGAGGTGCTCTTCGACGGTGTGCTTGAGTTTGAGGTAATCCTGGTGGAAGGCGCGGATGCCCTCGTTGAGCTTCTCGCCCGCCATCTGATTCTCGATCAAGGACCAGCGGAACGCCGCCTCGCCGAGCGGCGCTTCCTTGTCGCCCTCCGCGTCGCTCGGCGTGAGTTGCCGCACCAACGTGCCTTGATCTCCGTCGAGTTCGGCGAGCAGGGCGGGACTCACCGTCAGGCGGTCGCAGCCCGCGAGCGCCTCGACTTGCGCGGCCGTGCGGAACGACGCGCCCATCACCACCGTCGGGTAGCCCTGCTCCTTGAAGTGCGCGTAGATGCGCCGCACGCTCTGCACGCCCGGGTCCTCTTCGACGGGGTAGCTGTCCTTGCCCTCGGCCTTCTTGTACCAGTCGGTGATGCGCCCCACGAACGGCGAGATCAGGAACGCGCCCGCCTGCGCGGCCGCCACTGCCTGCTCCAGGCTGAACACCAGCGTGAGGTTGCAGTGAATCCCCTCGCCTTCGAGCACCTCGGCGGCACGCACGCCTTCCCACGTCGCCGCGAGCTTGATCAGCACGCGGTCACGACCCACGCCGTGCTCCTCGTACAATGCGATGAGGCTTCTCGCCTTGTCGACCATCGCCTGCGTGTCGAACGAGAGGCGCGCGTCCACCTCGGTGCTGACGTAGCCCGGCACGAGCTTCGTCAGCTCGGTGCCGAAGCGCACGGCGAGGCGGTCGAGAATGCGCTCGACGGAATCGCCGTCGCGCGCGCCACGCTCGATGACCTCGCGGACCAAGCCTGCCGATTCGGGTTGCTGCGCCGCCTTGAGAATCAGCGAGGGGTTCGTGGTGCAGTCGCGCGGTCGGAACTTCTCGATCGCGGTGAGGTCGCCCGTGTCGGCCACGACGACGGTGAACGCCCGAAGTTGCTCCAGTTTGCTCGTCATGCTCTACCTTCCTCTCCTCACATGAGACAGCGTGGCGGGTCGCCTCAACGCGCGCGAACGGCGCGAGCCCGTCCTTTCAGGATACCCGACCCTCGAGCGCTTCCACCGCGCCGCCTTACCCGCCGCGAACAGCGAAATGGTACCGCCATCGGTGCGCCGCGCGGCGTGCTGGAGCTCTAAGCGGATCACAGCAGTTCCTACCACCGTTCCGAGTTCGATCCGAGGTGGCGCGTCGCACCTCGGGCGAACCTCTTTCCCGCAGGGGGTCACTTTATCGGCGTTGCTCGACGTTCTCCACCGCATCGCATGACCCGATCAGCCGTAGCTCCCCCGGCTCGGTGCCGCGTGCGTCAAGGCAACGTCTCGCGCCAACGCGGATCGCTCGACGTCGCCAGGGTACGCACGAGGTCGAGCAGCATGCCGAGCGGCCGTTCCGCCCACGATTTGTCGGGCTGCGGTCCGCGGCGTGCCAGAAACAATGCGATGTGCAGTTGCCGAGCCACGATGCGCGCTTCGATCGACGCGCCGAGCGCCCCCGCGCCCTCCTCGCGGTACCCGTCGAGCATGAACGGCACGGCCGACAAGGGCACGCCCGCGAAGTCGTCCGCCGCGTCGCCCCATCCGCACGCTCCGAAGTCGAGCAGGACTACGTACTCCCCGGACGGCCGCACGAGAACGTTCGTCGCTTGCAGGTCGCCGTGGCGCAGCACCGCGTTCGTCTTCTCGGTGGCGCCCACGACACGCAAGTGCGCAATCCACGACGTCAGCCAGCGCGCTTCTTGAACGCCGACGTAGCCGCGTTCGGCGAGTTCGTCGGGCAACGCGTCCACGGACGGCAGTTCCTCGATGGCCAAGTCGCTCGTCGAAGCGGTTCGCTCGGCACGGTGAAAGCGCGCGAGATCCCGCCCGACCTCACGGTACGCCTCGGGCGTCTCGGCGGGCGCGCGGCCCAGGTGTTCGAGCGGCCCGCCGGGCGCGCGTTCGTACAGGCCGTACGGCACCTCCAGGAGTTCGAGGGTGTCGTCGAAGGCGACGAGGGCGGGCGTACGCACTCCCAGCGCGCGAGCAAGCGGCACCACGACCGATTCCTTGTGGGCTGACTCCACGAAGGCCGGATGCTGACGCGGTACGCGCAGAATCAAGTCCTGGCCGACTTCGAAGATGGCGTTGAAGATGCCGACGTTCGCGCGCCGCACGATGAGCGCGCCGCTCAGCCCGTGCCGCGCCAGCACCGCGTCGAGCCGCTCGGCACCGAGATCCGGAAAGTCGGGAAGATTCAAAGAAGCCTCCGTGAAACGGCGTACGAACGATTCGACAACGAAACCTCCGAGGAACTTGCAAAAAACAGACGGCGAACGAAACCGACCGCTCGACTGTAACACGCGCCGAGACACCGCCCGGACAAGTCGGGAGCCTCGGCAGTGCGACCGTGGGCGCCCGCGTCGCTCCCTACACGTCGGTCGGGAGAAGCGGGTGGCAGAGCGCGTCGCGCCCGACGTCGCGGAGTTCGGTCGTCAACCGTCCTCGTCGTCCGGGACGATGCCGCCGTCTTGCTGCTGGAGCTTCGCGGCCTTCTGCGTCGGCGTCTCGGTTTGCTCGTCGGACGGCGAGTTGGCGTCCTGCTCGGTCGAGATGACGATTTCGCCTCGCTCTTGCAATTCGCTCAACGTCGGGTCGGTCTTGTCGGTCATGCGCGCCTCCTTCGGTCCTTCCACTTCACACGGCGGCGAGGAGGCGTAGGTGGCGCTTGGCTCAAGGTGGCGCCGCCAAAACCTCAGGCGCGCGTCATGCACTTCAAGGCGCGTCGGCGGGCTTTCAGGCGGGCGTCGAGCGAAGTCGGCGTGGCCGTCAAGCGAGGAGTTCGGCGAGCACGCGCCTCGTTTCCTCATCACCCGCGCCGCTTCGGGAGGCTTCGAGGGTGATGAGGGCCTTCCACAGCGCCCACGCCCGCCCGCGCACCCACGTGTCGTCGTCGAGTCCGAGCGCTTGGCGGAACACCGCGCGGCTTTCTCCTTCGAACAGCGTCCAGGCGATGGCGAGGTCGCACGCGGGATCGCCGACGCCGGAGCACCCGAAGTCGAGGACGCCGACGAGGCGTCCTTCGCGCGCCAGCAGGTTGTTCACGGCGACGTCTCCGTGAAACCACACGTCCCGCCCCGTCCACGCGGCGTTCAAGCCCGCTTCCCACACGCCGAGGGCGCGCGCCGCGTCGATGTCGCCGTCGAGGGCGACGCAGGCTCGGCGCGTCTCGGCGTCGTACGTGGCGAGCGGCGCTCCTCGAAAGAAGGAGTGCGCTCCGGCGGGCGGGCCGCTCGTCGCCTCCACGCGCTGCAAGGCGGTCAGGAACGCCGCGAGTTCGCGAGCGAACGACGCCAAGTCGGCGGGTCTCGCCACGCCGACGGGCGAACCGTCGAGCCAGCCGTAGACGGACCACGCGAAAGGGTAGCCTTCCCCGGGACGCCCGAGCGCGATCGGCGTGGGAATCGGCAGCGGAAGGTGGCGCGCGAGGAACGGCAGCCAGCGATGCTCCTTCTCGACTTGCGGAACGTACCCCGCGGCGCTCGGAAGGCGCACGGACAGGCGCTCGCCGAGGCGGAAGGTTCGGTTGTCCCATCCTTGGGGCGCGGCGGGCGTGATCGGCAAGTCGGCCCACCGGGGAAACTGCGCGGTCACGAGGCGCTTCACGAACGGGGCGGTCAGGTGGGACGCGTCGAAGTCAGGCAAGAGGCTCCTCGGATGCGGTCGAAACGGCGGCGCCGACTCGAGCGGCTCGCTGCAAGATGACGTCCACGGTCTCGTCGGGCGTGAGGTTCGAGGTGTCGAGCCACATGCCGACGCGCGGCGTGCGGTGCAGGGACGCCACGAGCGCCTCGACCGTCCACCCGTCGCCGTACCCGATCTTGCCGCGCGCCGCTTCACGCCGCGCGACGACGTCCGGGGAAGGGTCGAGCACGACGACGGTGACGCGCAGGCCGTCCAGGAGCGACAGGACGAGCGGCAAGGCTTGCTCGAGGATGACGTCTTGGTAGACGACCGTGAAGTTCGCTTCGACGTAGGCGCGGGCGACGTTCGTGGCGAGGCGGTAGCGCAAGGCGAGTTGCTCTTCGGCTTCGCGTGAAACGTCGGGCGTGGGATCGGCGCGACCCCGGACGATCATGCGGCGGAAGACGTCGCCGCGCAGGTGAACGCTTCGTTCGAGGCGTTCGGCGAGACGCTGGGCGACCGTGCTTTTCCCGGCGGCCATCACGCCCGTCACGACGATCACGTGCGAAGCGACGAAGGACATGCGTGCATCGTACCGAAGTGAAGCGCGGTGTGGCGTTCGCCCTCTCGGCACGCCGTGGATCCCGCGACGCGGCGCTCGGCGGCCCGTCTTGAATGCCCGCACCGCCGTCACTCCAGCAAGGTGGGCTGCTTGGGCCAGGCGACGAAGAAGGTGGCGCCCGCGCCCACTCGACCTTCGGCCCACGCGCCCGCCGAAACGCAAGCAGACGCGCCGCACGAGCGCCAAACCGATGCCGGTGCCTTGGCACGCGGACTCGGAGTGCAGGCGTTTGAAGACCTTGAAGAGCTTGTCCTTGTAGCGGTTGTTGAAGCCAGCGCCGTTGTCTTCGAAGCGCAAAATCACTTCCGACTCGGTCTCCATGGCGCTGACGTGAATTCGCGCGTCCTCGCGGGCGCTCGTGAACTTCAAGGCGTTTTCGAGCAGTTCGAAGAACACGAGTTGCATGGCGGCGCTGTCTCCTTGCACGTTCGGCAAGGCATCGTTCGTCAAGGACACCGAGCGATTCGCGAGGAGCGGCCTCAAGTCCTTGCGGACCTCGTCGAGCACGCGGTTGAGGTCGAGCGGAGCGATTCGGACGCGCATGAAGCTCACCAGGGTGTACTCGGCGAGCGCCCGCGCGAGTTCGTCCATGCGGGAAACGGAGCGGAAGACGTGGTTGAAGTGCGTCACTTGAGTGGAGTCGAGGCCGGGCGAGCCGCGTTGCAGCACCTCCAGGAACGCCGTGACGGGCCGCCAGAGTACCGTCATCAGGTCCTCGGCGACCGCGAGGACGACCGTTCGCAGTTCCTCGCTGAGCTCGCGGATCTTCAAGGCGCGTTCCTCGACGCGTCGCTCCAGCGTTTCGTTGAGGCGCAGCAACTTCTCTTGCGCGCCCTTCTCGACGCTGATGTCGCTCAAGGCGATCAGCAGCAGCCCGGACGCGTGCACTCGCCCTTCCAAGCGCACGGGGACGGTATGGCTGTCGTGGCGCTTCCGAGACTCGTTCGCCAGCAAGCGCGGCGGCAGCAGCGCGAAAGACGAGCGTGAGGACGTGGACGTGAACTCCAAGAAGCGCCGCCCGAGCAGCCGCCAGCGCTCCATGCCCATCAAGGCGCTGGCCTTGTGGTTCGCGTCGACGAGAACGCCACGCTTGTCGAGCGTGACGTACCCGATGGGCGCGAAGTCGAGCAACATAGCATACTGATCGCGCGACCTGAAGCCCCAGCACGGTCTCGCGCAGCTTTTCATTTTGCAGTTCCAAGGCACGGACAGTTCGTGCTTGAGAGCGTCGCTGGTTTCAGAGAGGGAAGCGGGCACCGTGACCGCGAGGCGCTCGGCTTCCTCACGCAGCTGTCGCCCGGCTTCGTCGTTACGAAAATCGCTCGTGGCTTCTTCGTTTCCTTCACCGCACCTTGGCAGAACCGGGAAGATCGGCGCGAACAGCGTGAAGTCCACGGACGTGGCGCGGGGGTACGCTTCTCACTTCTTTTGTGTCGAAGCCAGCACACGCATGAGAAGCACGAGGCGAACAGTTTCGACGTGGACGAGGCACGGTTCGTGCTCTTCGTCGCTTGCTTTCTTCGAGCAGGCGCAAAATTCGTTTTTCTACTTCATGGCTTCAACGACCTTCCACCCTTCCATGAGGGGAGTTGTAACAATCCTTTATAAAAATTGAGTCTGAATCAATGTTAGATAAAAGGTTTCGTAAAGGAAGCGTCACTGTACGATTCGACACTCTCGTAGCATGCCCATGGAAAGCTTCGTCGCTCTCACGTCGGGCGGCGTCCTCTCTTCATTTCTTGGAGTCGTCATGCCCAAATGCATTTTGATCATCGAGGATGACCCGGACGTCCGTGACGTCCTGACGTTCACATTGCGCGAAGCAGGGTATGACGTGATCGGCGCTTCGACTGCCGAGGACGGCCTGACCTTCGCGCGCTCGCATCACGTCGACCTCGTGCTGCTCGACCTCGGCTTGCCCGACCGCAGTGGCGCGACCGTCGCGGACGCTCTGCATCAAGAGCAGGCGCACATCAAGATCATCGTGCTGAGCGCGTACGACGACACCGATCATAAGGTGCACCTGCTTCGACTCGGCGCGCACGACTATATCACCAAGCCCGTCGAGACGCGCGAGCTTCTCGCGCGCGTCCACGTTCAACTTCGGCGCAAAGGCGCGATCACCGTGCGCGCCGGACCGCTCGTCTTGAACGTGGACGCGCGCGAAGCGCGGTGGGACGCGGAGATGCTGACGCTCAACAACAAGGAGTTCGACTTGTTGGCGTTGCTGGCCGCCGCGCCCGGACGAGTGTTTCGCCTCGACGAGTTGATGCAGGCCCTGTGGCCGTTCGAAGAGGTGCATCCGAATCTCGTGAGCGTGCACGTGCTGCACTTGAGACGCAAACTCGAGGCGGTCGGGGCGAGCGGCGTGATTCGCACGGTGCGTGGCCTCGGCTACGGCCTCGATCCGCGATCGTCCGACTCGACGTCGAGCTTTCAGGCGTGACGACGCGGTGAGGCCCCTCACCGCGTCGCTTCACCGCTCCCTCCCCTGCTCCGCGCGTCTTACGTGGCTTTTCCTCGCGGAACTTTCCCAGCTCGACTTCGGTCGAGCGCGTGATGACGTTGGTGTGCGGAGGCGAGCGTTTCCGTTTCCGGCGCGTCCTCATCGCCCCCACGCCGATATGTAAACGGCCTCCCATTCGCGCCTTCGGCGCGGAGGCAATTCGACGCCGAGTCGTGCGTCGAGCGAGACGTTGGCGGCCTTCACAGTTCAACTCTACAAATCCGACTGGAATGGTTGACATTCAAAGAGTAACTTCATAGACTTTTCGGGTGTTTACCCGTCCTGCCCTCATCCTCCTGAGCGCCGCCCTCGCCGGGACCGCGCTCGCCGCTCCCCAACAGCCCGTCAAGTTCGCCGTCACCCTCGAGCAAATGCGCGGCCACTACGACGCCAGCCTGCTCGGTTACAAGAACGGCGACCTCGCCACGGCCGCCAAGCACGCCAAGCATCCGGCCAACGAACTTTACGCGGCCATCAAGGCGGACCTCACGCCCGCGCTGCAAAAGAAGTTCGTCGCCGACTACGACCTCATCAACAAGACCTTGGCGGCCAAAAAGCCCTACGCGGACTTCCAGCGCGCCGTGAACGCGTTTTACGCCGACGTCGATGCCGCCCTCGTCACACTCGGCGCGACGCGCAGCGACCCCAAATTCACCGCCCAAGTCATCGCGCAGATCCTCGAGAACGCCGAGCATGAGTACGAGGAAGGCGTCGCGAGCGGCAAAATCGTCAACCTCGCCGAGTACCAAGACGCCCAGACGTACGTCGCCCGCGCCAAGAAGTGGTTCGACGCGAACGCGAAGTCGTACCCCGAGCATCAGCGCGAGGAAACCGCCGAGGCCATCGCCACCGCCACGAGCGTCATCGCCCGCAAAGGCGCGCTCGCCGATCTCGAGAAGGCCGTCGATCAAGCCAAAGAGGAACTCGCCGAAATCAGCGGGACCCAAACGGCCGCCAAGGGAAGCAACGCCTCGTACCTCGCGACCATCGAGAAGCTTCTCGGCGAAGCCAAGGGCCACTACGCGGGCGGCATGGCCGACGCCGCCGAGGAAGCCATCATCGACGCGTACCTGGAAAACTACGAGTACCTCGAAAGCCCTCTGGCGAAGAAAGACAAGACCCTCGAGCTGAAGCTGGAGAAGACTTTGCGCGAGAATCTGCGCGCCCTGCTGAAGACCAAGCCGACGGCCGCGAAGTTTAACGGAGCCGTCGACGCCGCCCTCGCGGACCTCAAGAAGGCCCGCGCGCTGCTCGGAGAATAAGATGCGCCGCCTTCTCGCCTTGCTCTTGACGCTCCTCGGAGTCGCGCTCGCCGCTCCCGGCGACGTCGACGTCAGCGCCGAACTTCGCACCGCCCACGACCTCGTCGCCCAGAGCTTGCGCGAGTACGAGGCCGGCAAGACCGACGAGGCCTTCCGCACGGCGCGTTCCGCGTACCTCGATCACTTCGAGTACGCCGAGCCCCCCCTGCGCGTCCTCAACCCCGACTTGATCTTGGAGATGGAGTACCGCTTCGCAGACCTGCGCAACGGCATGAAGAGCGGGGCTCGCATCGGCGAACTTCAAAAGATCGCCGGGGACATCAACGAAAGCTTGCGCAAAGCGCAAAGCATCGTCAGCGGCACCGGGATTCTCGCGCCCACCTTGGCCGCCACCGGCGGCTTCACGATCCTCTTTCGCGAAGGGCTCGAGGCGGCGTTGTTGATGGCCGCGATTCTCGCGTACCTCGCGAGCACCCGCAACGACCGCTTGCGCGGCGGCGTGTGGTACGGCGCGCTCGCCGCGCTCGTCGCCACGGCCGTCACGTGGTACGCCGCCACGTACCTGCTGTCCATCGCGCCCGTGTCGCGCGAACTCATCAGCGCCATCACCAGCGCCATCGCCGTCGTAATTCTCTTCTACCTGTCCTTCTGGATGCTGCAACAAGGCGACCGCAA
This genomic stretch from Deinococcus yavapaiensis KR-236 harbors:
- the tal gene encoding transaldolase, yielding MTSKLEQLRAFTVVVADTGDLTAIEKFRPRDCTTNPSLILKAAQQPESAGLVREVIERGARDGDSVERILDRLAVRFGTELTKLVPGYVSTEVDARLSFDTQAMVDKARSLIALYEEHGVGRDRVLIKLAATWEGVRAAEVLEGEGIHCNLTLVFSLEQAVAAAQAGAFLISPFVGRITDWYKKAEGKDSYPVEEDPGVQSVRRIYAHFKEQGYPTVVMGASFRTAAQVEALAGCDRLTVSPALLAELDGDQGTLVRQLTPSDAEGDKEAPLGEAAFRWSLIENQMAGEKLNEGIRAFHQDYLKLKHTVEEHLAKVGTNAVPAD
- a CDS encoding phosphotransferase family protein; translation: MNLPDFPDLGAERLDAVLARHGLSGALIVRRANVGIFNAIFEVGQDLILRVPRQHPAFVESAHKESVVVPLARALGVRTPALVAFDDTLELLEVPYGLYERAPGGPLEHLGRAPAETPEAYREVGRDLARFHRAERTASTSDLAIEELPSVDALPDELAERGYVGVQEARWLTSWIAHLRVVGATEKTNAVLRHGDLQATNVLVRPSGEYVVLLDFGACGWGDAADDFAGVPLSAVPFMLDGYREEGAGALGASIEARIVARQLHIALFLARRGPQPDKSWAERPLGMLLDLVRTLATSSDPRWRETLP
- the xylB gene encoding xylulokinase codes for the protein MFLGVDLGTSSVKAVLYDEAGRLVRDASAAYAVASPRPGWAETDPEAWWSATVSAVRTAAEDGLRVKALGLSGQMHGVVLTNLDGSPARPAVLWADGRATRQLAAYEAVPPTLLARLRNPVTTGMAGPTLLWLRDHEPGVYEGASLALQPKDWLRLRLTGKAHAEPSDASGTLLYDLERDAWHDDLVAVLGLRRDLLPPLVASGERVGELSTSAARALGLSEGVQVVAGAADTAAALLGTGLTASQVQLTVGTGAQLVVRSATLPTARRGVHVFRGADAGFYVLGAVQNAGLALEWARRALRAEWREFYALARSADFGSGGVIFLPYLTGDRTPHLDPHARGGWIGAGLQHDASHLARAAFEGVAFSIRQALGALAPAETHLVRLAGGGSVHPWWRQLLADVLERPLEVVDIPDASALGASLLARGAEAPLAKVEGIVEPRGELRLADAVERFEAAYEHLEGWFGPRLGA
- a CDS encoding ATP-binding protein, which produces MKSCARPCWGFRSRDQYAMLLDFAPIGYVTLDKRGVLVDANHKASALMGMERWRLLGRRFLEFTSTSSRSSFALLPPRLLANESRKRHDSHTVPVRLEGRVHASGLLLIALSDISVEKGAQEKLLRLNETLERRVEERALKIRELSEELRTVVLAVAEDLMTVLWRPVTAFLEVLQRGSPGLDSTQVTHFNHVFRSVSRMDELARALAEYTLVSFMRVRIAPLDLNRVLDEVRKDLRPLLANRSVSLTNDALPNVQGDSAAMQLVFFELLENALKFTSAREDARIHVSAMETESEVILRFEDNGAGFNNRYKDKLFKVFKRLHSESACQGTGIGLALVRRVCLRFGGRVGRRSSGRGRHLLRRLAQAAHLAGVTAVRAFKTGRRAPRRGIHGVPRGRTPHRASLRYDARMSFVASHVIVVTGVMAAGKSTVAQRLAERLERSVHLRGDVFRRMIVRGRADPTPDVSREAEEQLALRYRLATNVARAYVEANFTVVYQDVILEQALPLVLSLLDGLRVTVVVLDPSPDVVARREAARGKIGYGDGWTVEALVASLHRTPRVGMWLDTSNLTPDETVDVILQRAARVGAAVSTASEEPLA
- a CDS encoding helix-turn-helix domain-containing protein, which produces MTTIRDETSSLIARRLRVEREARGWSQADLAARSGVSKATVSKIEREEMSPTAVVLVKLASAFDLTLAGLLLRAEGDGGRLVRAADQPSWRDPDTGYVRRQVFARPDHPLELAAIELPPRKHVTLPAASYAHIRQVVWVREGRLVVTEGGTRNELGPGDCLGFGSPTDVTLANDTDAPCTYVVVLARG
- a CDS encoding aminoglycoside phosphotransferase family protein, with protein sequence MPDFDASHLTAPFVKRLVTAQFPRWADLPITPAAPQGWDNRTFRLGERLSVRLPSAAGYVPQVEKEHRWLPFLARHLPLPIPTPIALGRPGEGYPFAWSVYGWLDGSPVGVARPADLASFARELAAFLTALQRVEATSGPPAGAHSFFRGAPLATYDAETRRACVALDGDIDAARALGVWEAGLNAAWTGRDVWFHGDVAVNNLLAREGRLVGVLDFGCSGVGDPACDLAIAWTLFEGESRAVFRQALGLDDDTWVRGRAWALWKALITLEASRSGAGDEETRRVLAELLA
- a CDS encoding GNAT family N-acetyltransferase: MTDTLPDLRVDLLAPSRSVSAQLAEILIETVAAGGSVGFMHPVTLDDALTFWNKALEAAQRGERLVLGAWSGPRLLGTVSVLLDTPVNQPHRAEIAKMMTRPDARGRGAATALLRRAETLAAERGRTLLILDTASDGGASRLYERLGYTFAGELPDYALKPHGGLTGTRLYYKRLALT
- a CDS encoding magnesium transporter CorA family protein, encoding MTIRVTLFDAEGRDRDLNLADMNVSRLGESHLLWIDVEGRAEGEVRAVAERLGLPREVTEDLLDEVEEPHLHLYSDFFTLDVRTLEERGGKLENVEIDFVAGRNFVLTVHPCPVAFLQAFREQQRGDTDLGALSSSAFLAALLDWLLGGYYRTIDTMEAELDRLDTAILAKGMPDDDLLTRIVRHRRRVSDVRTALAAHREVFAALARPDFWFGQQGAASVHFVALFSRFERTLSAVEDARSLVIGTFDLYMARSAERTNDIVRVLTIATVLLGLGAFVSGLFGMNTGEPWENMGVRGFYRVLGLILVLAALVLVFARRRRWW